The following are from one region of the Melospiza melodia melodia isolate bMelMel2 chromosome 14, bMelMel2.pri, whole genome shotgun sequence genome:
- the PAIP2 gene encoding polyadenylate-binding protein-interacting protein 2 codes for MKDPSRSSTSPSIISEDVIINGHSHEDDNPFAEYMWMENEEEFNRQIEEELWEEEFIERCFQEMLEEEEEHEWFIPARDLPQTMDQIQDQFNDLVISDSSSLEDLVVKSNLNPNAKEFVPGVKYLNI; via the exons ATGAAGGACCCGAGTCGCAGCAGTACCAGCCCCAGCATCATCAGCGAGGATGTGATCATCAACGGGCACTCCCACGAGGATGACAACCCCTTTGCTGAGTACATGTGGATGGAGAACGAGGAGGAGTTCAACAGGCAG ATCGAAGAGGAGTTGTGGGAAGAAGAATTTATCGAGCGCTGTTTCCAGGAGAtgctggaagaggaggaggagcatgAGTGGTTCATTCCAGCCCGTGATCTCCCACAAACAATGGATCAAATCCAGGACCAGTTCAATGACCTTGTTATCAGTGACAGCTCATCGCTGGAGGATCTGGTG GTCAAGAGTAATCTGAATCCAAACGCAAAGGAGTTTGTTCCTGGGG